In the genome of Saprospira sp. CCB-QB6, one region contains:
- a CDS encoding DUF2341 domain-containing protein yields the protein MRFIPLTLLLLFFSFSLSAQWLNGWNQRQRIAIQENAGNTLNNYQIRVDLLYQTGMDPQFADLRFTTQDGTTLIDFWIETFQNASGAIVWLELPNLAANANTDVYVYYDNPTASSASNGPATFIFFDDFSSFSGWNSISSGVIQQDASTFAPNVVLRKTGACDPQGGWKSIGSSLNNYRFIGREIRAANFPDCSWNRYGLENASFNGYSLRRNADVTGSSEFGIERRNAGAASNATGPTLSQPRGVWYRTEIRRDCSSGRIQAELFNDDKVSLGLDNRIDNTYCGVDRIALRGGRDYFFDYIAIGQFIELEPSYTLEEILLSESQLRFFRWENKDLVWAFSSLDDIAELQLEMSPNGIDFSPLAQWSNPNSSQRFSPNHQEERYFRLAWQNTNGQWYYSAILAQEKAEQSWGKLHYWPNPSQANISIQAAWPAGRYTLKLYNNLGQLLQQNKLELSQNQRLQYDLSPWPAGQYRLLIEGENGIYQLLPLVKL from the coding sequence ATGCGATTTATTCCACTTACCCTACTCCTCCTTTTCTTTAGCTTTTCTTTATCGGCCCAATGGCTAAACGGCTGGAACCAACGGCAGCGCATTGCTATCCAAGAAAACGCTGGCAATACCCTAAACAACTACCAAATCCGAGTAGATTTGCTCTACCAAACAGGGATGGACCCTCAGTTTGCCGACCTTCGATTTACAACTCAAGATGGAACTACGCTTATTGATTTTTGGATAGAAACTTTCCAAAATGCTTCTGGCGCAATTGTCTGGCTAGAACTCCCCAACTTGGCCGCCAATGCCAATACCGATGTTTATGTCTATTACGATAATCCTACCGCTAGTTCCGCTAGTAATGGACCCGCTACCTTCATTTTTTTCGATGATTTCAGCAGCTTTTCGGGCTGGAATAGCATTTCAAGTGGTGTGATTCAACAAGATGCTAGTACATTTGCCCCCAATGTCGTTCTCCGAAAAACTGGCGCCTGCGATCCTCAAGGAGGCTGGAAGTCCATTGGCAGCAGCCTAAATAACTATCGCTTTATTGGTAGAGAAATTCGAGCTGCCAATTTCCCTGATTGCAGCTGGAACCGCTACGGCCTAGAAAATGCCAGCTTCAACGGCTATAGCCTCCGCCGAAATGCCGATGTTACAGGCTCTTCTGAGTTTGGTATTGAGCGCAGAAATGCAGGAGCAGCCTCTAATGCTACTGGCCCCACACTTAGTCAACCTAGAGGCGTTTGGTACCGCACAGAAATCCGTAGAGATTGTAGCTCTGGCCGCATCCAAGCCGAGCTTTTTAATGATGATAAAGTTAGTCTAGGCCTTGACAATCGCATTGATAACACCTATTGCGGCGTGGACCGCATTGCCCTCCGTGGGGGACGAGATTACTTTTTTGATTATATCGCTATCGGCCAATTTATTGAGCTAGAACCTAGCTATACCTTAGAGGAAATTCTACTTTCCGAAAGCCAACTCCGCTTTTTCCGCTGGGAAAATAAAGACTTAGTTTGGGCCTTTTCTAGCCTAGATGATATTGCAGAACTACAACTAGAAATGAGCCCCAACGGGATAGATTTCAGCCCTTTGGCCCAATGGAGCAACCCCAATTCTAGCCAGCGTTTTTCCCCTAATCATCAGGAAGAGCGCTATTTTCGTTTGGCTTGGCAAAATACAAATGGCCAATGGTATTATTCTGCTATTTTGGCCCAAGAAAAAGCTGAACAAAGCTGGGGCAAGTTGCATTACTGGCCCAACCCTAGCCAAGCAAATATCTCTATTCAGGCGGCTTGGCCTGCTGGCCGCTATACGCTCAAACTCTACAATAATTTGGGCCAATTGCTACAGCAGAACAAGCTAGAGCTCAGCCAAAATCAAAGACTACAATATGATTTGAGTCCTTGGCCTGCGGGGCAATATCGCCTACTGATTGAGGGGGAAAATGGAATTTACCAACTTCTTCCGCTAGTAAAATTATAA